From a single Couchioplanes caeruleus genomic region:
- a CDS encoding PQQ-binding-like beta-propeller repeat protein, whose product MAAETFEGPTVIIDLGLARGEPDEYAAPTRSTVPDWFAPVMVAVLVLFGSTASAAPPPPALTPLLSMRVGPADPYTLTDNGDLLAQSLGVLTSYDLRDGHLRWQAGSAMPTFRLRTGDGLILLRPFSGNARVDPGTTAVALDNGSVRWRRSGSVVTVTGSSTLLAVSNVRSFSGPGRRVQGSVEAVDPATGRTTWAVPVPSTAVLLGVPGPAESPWRMLLVHDNRTAAVHDLTTGAELVEAQLPPADYGPDNPVLSGGLLLLRHPTLGGRMVSAFDPVTLQPRWTRPAGSAFGVTTCGALACLAGPDGVRAVDPADGALRWYRPAWRSVEQRGGLVLAFGTPAGENDPVGVIDPDTGEVVTDLDGWRPVPGAGGGDHLLVTRTANAGARTMVAVAAPDGAQPELLADLPPGTGDCQAVPARLVCRSTSGDLTVWAYQRKG is encoded by the coding sequence ATGGCGGCGGAGACGTTCGAGGGTCCGACGGTAATCATCGACCTGGGGCTCGCGCGCGGAGAGCCCGACGAGTACGCCGCCCCCACCCGCTCCACGGTTCCGGACTGGTTCGCGCCCGTGATGGTCGCCGTCCTCGTGCTCTTCGGCTCGACGGCCTCGGCCGCACCGCCGCCACCCGCGCTCACCCCGCTGCTGTCGATGCGGGTGGGGCCCGCGGACCCGTACACGCTCACCGACAACGGGGACCTGCTCGCGCAGAGCCTCGGGGTGCTGACGTCGTACGACCTGCGCGACGGGCATCTGCGCTGGCAGGCGGGCTCGGCGATGCCGACCTTCCGGCTGCGTACCGGTGACGGGCTGATCCTGCTGCGGCCCTTCTCCGGCAACGCCCGCGTCGACCCGGGCACCACCGCGGTCGCGCTGGACAACGGCTCCGTCCGGTGGCGGCGCTCCGGCAGCGTCGTCACCGTTACCGGCTCGTCCACCCTGCTCGCCGTCTCCAACGTGCGCAGCTTCTCCGGGCCGGGCCGGCGCGTGCAGGGCTCGGTCGAGGCGGTCGACCCGGCGACCGGCCGGACGACGTGGGCGGTGCCCGTGCCGTCCACGGCGGTGCTGCTGGGGGTGCCCGGGCCCGCCGAGTCCCCGTGGCGGATGCTGCTGGTCCACGACAACCGCACCGCCGCCGTGCACGACCTCACCACGGGTGCGGAACTCGTTGAGGCCCAGCTGCCGCCCGCCGACTACGGCCCGGACAACCCCGTGCTCTCCGGTGGCCTCCTGCTGCTGCGGCACCCCACGCTGGGCGGTCGCATGGTCTCGGCGTTCGACCCGGTGACGCTGCAGCCCCGCTGGACCCGCCCGGCCGGGTCCGCGTTCGGCGTCACCACCTGCGGCGCCCTGGCCTGCCTCGCCGGCCCCGACGGCGTCCGGGCCGTCGACCCCGCCGACGGCGCCCTGCGCTGGTACCGCCCGGCGTGGCGCAGCGTCGAGCAGCGCGGCGGCCTGGTGCTGGCGTTCGGCACCCCGGCCGGCGAGAACGATCCCGTGGGCGTGATCGACCCGGACACCGGCGAGGTCGTCACCGACCTGGACGGCTGGCGTCCGGTGCCCGGTGCGGGCGGCGGCGACCATCTTCTCGTGACGCGGACGGCGAACGCGGGTGCCCGTACCATGGTCGCGGTCGCCGCCCCCGACGGCGCGCAACCGGAGCTCCTGGCCGACCTCCCCCCGGGCACCGGCGACTGCCAGGCCGTCCCGGCCCGGCTGGTCTGCCGGTCGACCTCCGGCGATCTCACGGTCTGGGCGTACCAGCGGAAGGGATAG
- a CDS encoding class I SAM-dependent RNA methyltransferase, with product MSSPYGIEDLVEGDRVELLVGAPAHGGHCVARIGDEHGRVVFVRHALPGERVTAEITELHRGYLRAEAVAVQQASPDRVTPPCPYARPGGCGGCDLQHVAPAAQLEWKAAVVRELLGRMGGLSATQLDALGVRVEPLPGGPLGWRSRIRYAVDAADRPGLLKHRSHEVVPIDRCRIAHPRLQELDVTARRWPDTAAVEAVASTGGDVSVLARPVTSAGAAPVVATRSAGEAAPVTGDWLLDEVHGGDRALLDGSAEVREVAAGREWHVPAEGFWQIHPAAADTLVTAVLEMLRPAAGEVSWDLYGGAGLFAAALAERTGARTTVVESSPVGVAAARRNLATLRHVEVVSAKVDVALARRRVAGPVDVVVLDPPRTGAGAKVVRAVAAAGPRAVAYVACDPAALARDVKTFAELGFRVSALRAYDCFPMTQHVECVALLER from the coding sequence GTGAGCTCCCCGTACGGCATCGAGGACCTGGTCGAGGGCGACCGCGTGGAGCTCCTCGTCGGGGCGCCGGCGCACGGCGGGCACTGCGTGGCCCGGATCGGTGACGAGCACGGCCGGGTGGTGTTCGTGCGGCACGCGCTGCCGGGCGAGCGGGTCACGGCCGAGATCACCGAGCTGCACCGCGGATACCTGCGCGCGGAGGCCGTGGCCGTACAGCAGGCGTCGCCGGACCGGGTGACGCCGCCGTGCCCGTACGCCCGGCCCGGTGGTTGCGGGGGTTGCGACCTGCAGCATGTCGCGCCGGCCGCGCAGCTGGAGTGGAAGGCCGCGGTCGTCCGGGAGCTGCTCGGCCGCATGGGCGGTCTGAGCGCGACCCAGCTCGACGCCCTCGGGGTACGGGTGGAGCCGCTGCCCGGCGGCCCGCTCGGCTGGCGGTCGCGGATCCGGTACGCGGTCGACGCCGCCGACCGGCCCGGCCTGCTCAAGCACCGCTCCCACGAGGTCGTGCCGATCGACCGGTGCCGCATCGCGCACCCCCGCCTGCAGGAGCTCGACGTGACCGCGCGGCGCTGGCCGGACACGGCCGCGGTGGAGGCGGTGGCGTCCACCGGCGGCGACGTGAGCGTGCTGGCCCGCCCGGTCACCTCCGCGGGGGCGGCCCCGGTCGTGGCGACCCGGTCCGCGGGGGAGGCCGCGCCGGTGACCGGCGACTGGCTGCTGGACGAGGTGCACGGCGGCGACCGTGCGCTGCTCGACGGGTCGGCCGAGGTGCGTGAGGTGGCCGCGGGCCGGGAATGGCACGTGCCGGCCGAGGGCTTCTGGCAGATCCACCCCGCCGCCGCGGACACCCTGGTCACCGCCGTGCTGGAGATGCTGCGGCCGGCGGCCGGTGAGGTCTCCTGGGACCTCTACGGCGGCGCGGGGCTGTTCGCCGCGGCCCTCGCCGAGCGCACCGGGGCCCGTACGACGGTGGTCGAGTCGTCCCCGGTCGGCGTCGCCGCGGCCCGTCGCAACCTCGCCACGCTGCGGCACGTGGAGGTCGTCTCCGCCAAGGTGGACGTCGCCCTGGCCCGTCGCCGGGTCGCCGGTCCGGTCGACGTGGTGGTGCTCGACCCGCCCCGGACCGGCGCGGGCGCGAAGGTGGTGCGGGCCGTCGCGGCGGCCGGGCCCCGGGCGGTGGCGTACGTGGCCTGCGATCCGGCCGCCCTGGCCCGGGACGTGAAGACGTTCGCGGAGCTGGGGTTCCGGGTGTCGGCGCTGCGCGCGTACGACTGCTTCCCGATGACGCAGCACGTGGAGTGCGTGGCGCTGCTGGAACGCTGA
- a CDS encoding APC family permease, protein MASSTSLAKRLLLGRPFRSDRLQHTLLPKRIALPVFASDALSSVAYAPDEILLTLSIAGATAFAISPWITLAVAVVMVTVVASYRQNVHAYPSGGGDYEVATVNLGPKFGVAVASALLVDYILTVAVSVSAGVSNLGSVVPFVAEHKIGIAMAAIALLGALNLRGLRESGTAFAIPTYAFIFIVFGMIVTGLVRVFVLGQDLRAPSAGLVIDAEAHHLTSFAFVFLLLRTFSSGCAALTGVEAISNGVPAFKPPKSKNAATTLLLLGGIAIMMLFGIVLLARATHLQYVEDMSQIVSGPSNYVQKTVTTQLGETVFGEGSILLYMVGAVTALILFLAANTAFNGFPVLGSILAQDRYLPRQLHTRGDRLAFSNGIIFLAVAAMVLIVAFDAEVTRLIQLYIVGVFVSFTLSQAGMIRHWNRLLRTQRDPMKRRQMFRSRAINTFGMGLTGAVLIVVLITKFLLGAWIAIAGMVVIYVLMLGIRKHYVRVAEELQPTEERPVLPSRNHAVVLVSKVHMPTLRAVAYAQATRPDTLTAVTVNVDDKDTRKIQAEWERRQIPVPLTVVDSPYREITRPIIDFVKSVRRGSPRDVVTVFVPEYVVGRWWENLLHNQSALRIKGRLLFEPGVMVTSVPWQLRSSQDRDLERLDRDLSRAPARGPRTRRTDAGQAGAAPGGTAAAEPAATGADEAR, encoded by the coding sequence GTGGCAAGTTCGACGTCCCTAGCCAAGCGCCTGCTGCTCGGCCGGCCCTTCCGGTCCGACAGGCTGCAGCACACGCTGCTGCCCAAGCGCATCGCGCTGCCCGTGTTCGCGTCGGACGCGCTCTCGAGCGTCGCGTACGCGCCCGACGAGATTCTGCTGACGCTGTCGATCGCCGGCGCGACGGCGTTCGCCATCTCCCCCTGGATCACGCTGGCCGTGGCGGTGGTGATGGTCACGGTGGTCGCGAGCTACCGGCAGAACGTGCACGCGTACCCGTCCGGCGGCGGCGACTACGAGGTGGCGACGGTCAACCTCGGGCCCAAGTTCGGCGTGGCGGTGGCCAGCGCGCTGCTGGTCGACTACATCCTCACGGTCGCGGTGTCGGTGAGCGCCGGCGTGTCCAACCTGGGCTCGGTGGTGCCGTTCGTCGCCGAGCACAAGATCGGCATCGCGATGGCCGCGATCGCGCTGCTCGGTGCGCTCAACCTGCGCGGGCTGCGTGAGTCCGGCACGGCGTTCGCCATCCCGACGTACGCGTTCATCTTCATCGTCTTCGGCATGATCGTCACCGGCCTGGTCCGGGTGTTCGTGCTCGGCCAGGACCTGCGCGCGCCGAGCGCCGGTCTGGTCATCGACGCCGAGGCGCACCATCTGACCAGCTTCGCCTTCGTGTTCCTCCTGCTGCGGACGTTCTCCTCCGGCTGTGCGGCGCTGACCGGTGTGGAGGCCATCTCCAACGGCGTGCCGGCGTTCAAGCCGCCGAAGAGCAAGAACGCCGCCACCACGCTGCTGCTGCTCGGCGGCATCGCGATCATGATGCTGTTCGGCATCGTGCTGCTCGCCCGCGCGACCCACCTGCAGTACGTCGAGGACATGTCGCAGATCGTCAGCGGCCCGTCGAACTACGTGCAGAAGACGGTCACCACCCAGCTCGGCGAGACGGTCTTCGGCGAGGGCTCGATCCTGCTGTACATGGTCGGCGCGGTCACCGCCCTGATCCTGTTCCTGGCCGCGAACACCGCCTTCAACGGCTTCCCGGTGCTCGGCTCGATCCTGGCGCAGGACCGGTATCTGCCGCGCCAGCTGCACACCCGTGGCGACCGGCTCGCGTTCAGCAACGGCATCATCTTCCTCGCCGTGGCGGCGATGGTGCTGATCGTGGCGTTCGACGCCGAGGTCACCCGGCTCATCCAGCTCTACATCGTCGGCGTCTTCGTGTCGTTCACGCTGTCGCAGGCCGGCATGATCAGGCACTGGAACCGGCTGCTGCGGACCCAGCGTGATCCGATGAAGCGACGGCAGATGTTCCGCTCCCGGGCGATCAACACCTTCGGCATGGGGCTCACCGGCGCGGTCCTGATCGTCGTGCTGATCACCAAGTTCCTGCTCGGGGCGTGGATCGCCATCGCGGGCATGGTGGTGATCTACGTGCTCATGCTCGGCATCCGCAAGCACTACGTGCGGGTCGCCGAGGAGCTGCAGCCCACCGAGGAACGCCCGGTGCTGCCCTCCCGGAACCACGCGGTGGTGCTGGTCAGCAAGGTGCACATGCCGACCCTGCGGGCGGTCGCGTACGCGCAGGCCACCCGCCCCGACACGCTGACCGCCGTCACGGTCAACGTGGACGACAAGGACACCCGCAAGATCCAGGCGGAGTGGGAGCGGCGGCAGATCCCGGTGCCACTGACCGTCGTGGACTCGCCGTACCGCGAGATCACCCGGCCGATCATCGACTTCGTCAAGAGCGTGCGCCGCGGCTCGCCGCGCGACGTGGTCACCGTCTTCGTGCCCGAGTACGTCGTGGGCCGCTGGTGGGAGAACCTGCTGCACAACCAGAGCGCGCTGCGGATCAAGGGCCGGCTGCTGTTCGAGCCGGGCGTGATGGTGACCAGCGTGCCCTGGCAGCTGCGTTCCAGCCAGGACCGCGACCTCGAGCGGCTGGACCGGGACCTGAGCCGGGCACCCGCCCGCGGGCCCCGGACGCGCCGGACGGACGCCGGGCAGGCCGGTGCCGCGCCGGGCGGGACCGCGGCGGCCGAGCCCGCCGCCACCGGGGCGGACGAGGCCCGGTGA
- a CDS encoding DUF3159 domain-containing protein, with amino-acid sequence MTPGSEPRHAAHETVEERVAEEVVEELDLHPVPEPEEADEPLPSMSEQISEQLGGVRGLIESSVPVLAFVLLNVLLGDVGLDLAKKTALYWAIGGSVGSALAIGAYRLSRKQPIRHAVNGIFGIAVGAFLAWRTGDAKNFYLPGILLTMGQVVVLIGSVAVRRPIIGYVWGVLANGGKHDWFDNPRLFRTFQWLTLVWAASLFVRAGVQGWLYLADQANAIGIVRVLISWPIYAATFAFTAWAVHRVTSAEAAEPSEAVEPA; translated from the coding sequence GTGACACCCGGCAGCGAGCCCCGTCACGCCGCGCACGAAACGGTCGAGGAACGGGTCGCCGAGGAGGTTGTCGAGGAACTCGATCTGCATCCGGTGCCGGAGCCGGAGGAGGCGGACGAGCCCCTGCCCTCGATGAGCGAGCAGATCTCCGAGCAGCTCGGCGGGGTACGCGGGCTCATCGAGTCGAGCGTCCCGGTGCTGGCCTTCGTGCTGCTCAACGTGCTGCTCGGGGACGTCGGGCTGGATCTGGCGAAGAAGACCGCCCTGTACTGGGCGATCGGCGGCAGCGTCGGCTCCGCGCTGGCCATCGGGGCGTACCGGCTGAGCCGCAAGCAGCCGATCCGGCACGCGGTCAACGGCATCTTCGGCATCGCGGTCGGCGCGTTCCTCGCGTGGCGTACCGGCGACGCGAAGAACTTCTACCTGCCGGGCATCCTGCTCACGATGGGGCAGGTGGTGGTGCTCATCGGCTCGGTCGCGGTCCGCCGCCCGATCATCGGGTACGTGTGGGGCGTGCTGGCCAACGGCGGCAAGCACGACTGGTTCGACAACCCGCGGCTGTTCCGTACGTTCCAATGGCTGACCCTGGTCTGGGCCGCGTCGCTGTTCGTCCGCGCCGGCGTGCAGGGCTGGCTGTACCTCGCCGACCAGGCCAACGCGATCGGCATCGTGCGCGTGCTGATCAGCTGGCCCATCTACGCCGCGACGTTCGCCTTCACCGCCTGGGCTGTGCACCGGGTGACGTCGGCCGAGGCGGCCGAGCCGAGCGAGGCGGTCGAGCCCGCCTAG
- a CDS encoding potassium channel family protein, which translates to MRIAIAGAGNVGRSIASELIGNGHQVMLIERQPRQLRPERVPEAEWVLADACEVSSLEEADVAGCDVVIAATGDDKANLVVSLLAKTEFAVNRVVARVNRAENEWLFTEQWGVDVAVSKPRLMAALVEEAVTVGDLVRIMTFRQGEANLVEITLPANAPYVGQPVRSVPMPRDSALVAVLRGKRVLVPTPDDPLEAGDELIFVCTTEVEDAVRAVVLGKTGDLG; encoded by the coding sequence ATGCGGATCGCCATCGCGGGCGCCGGCAACGTCGGCCGGTCGATCGCCAGTGAGCTGATCGGCAACGGCCACCAGGTCATGCTGATCGAGCGCCAGCCCCGCCAGCTGCGCCCCGAACGGGTGCCGGAGGCCGAGTGGGTGCTGGCGGACGCGTGCGAGGTCAGCAGCCTCGAGGAGGCGGACGTGGCCGGCTGCGACGTGGTCATCGCGGCCACCGGCGACGACAAGGCCAACCTCGTCGTGTCGCTGCTCGCCAAAACAGAGTTCGCCGTCAACCGGGTCGTGGCCCGGGTGAACCGCGCCGAGAACGAGTGGCTCTTCACCGAGCAGTGGGGCGTGGACGTCGCGGTGAGCAAGCCCCGGCTGATGGCCGCCCTGGTCGAGGAGGCGGTGACGGTCGGCGACCTGGTGCGCATCATGACGTTCCGCCAGGGCGAGGCCAACCTCGTGGAGATCACCCTGCCGGCGAACGCCCCGTACGTGGGCCAGCCGGTGCGCTCGGTGCCGATGCCCCGCGACTCGGCGCTGGTGGCCGTGCTGCGCGGCAAGCGCGTGCTGGTGCCCACCCCGGACGACCCGCTGGAGGCGGGCGACGAGCTGATCTTCGTGTGCACGACCGAGGTGGAGGACGCCGTCCGCGCGGTCGTCCTCGGCAAGACCGGCGACCTCGGCTGA
- a CDS encoding potassium channel family protein translates to MHVVIMGCGRLGSTLAHKLDARGHSVAIIDQNSDAFRRLGAEFGGITVTGIGFDRDVLRQAGIERADAFAAVSSGDNSNIISARLARETYGVSRVVARIYDARRALVYERLGIPTVATIRWAADRMVRHLVPEGTVEVFRDPTSAVSIVEAPLHRDWVGRTIKTLEETTGARVAYLMRFGIGSLATPSTVIQDGDQVFVLVTDDIVDDVLAAAASTGVGGH, encoded by the coding sequence TTGCACGTGGTGATCATGGGCTGCGGCCGGCTCGGCTCGACGCTGGCCCACAAACTCGACGCCCGGGGCCACTCGGTCGCGATCATCGACCAGAATTCCGACGCCTTCCGGCGGCTCGGGGCGGAGTTCGGCGGCATCACCGTGACCGGGATCGGCTTCGACCGCGACGTGCTGCGCCAGGCCGGCATCGAGCGCGCGGACGCCTTCGCGGCGGTCTCCAGCGGCGACAACTCCAACATCATCTCGGCCCGGCTGGCCCGCGAGACGTACGGCGTCTCCCGCGTGGTCGCCCGCATCTACGACGCCCGCCGCGCGCTGGTCTACGAGCGGCTCGGCATCCCGACCGTGGCGACGATCCGCTGGGCCGCCGACCGGATGGTGCGCCACCTCGTGCCGGAGGGCACCGTCGAGGTGTTCCGCGACCCGACCAGCGCCGTCTCCATCGTCGAGGCGCCGCTGCACCGCGACTGGGTGGGCCGCACGATCAAGACGCTGGAGGAGACCACCGGGGCCCGGGTGGCGTACCTCATGCGGTTCGGCATCGGCTCGCTGGCCACGCCCTCCACCGTCATCCAGGACGGTGACCAGGTGTTCGTGCTGGTCACCGACGACATCGTCGACGACGTGCTCGCGGCCGCCGCGAGCACCGGCGTGGGGGGTCACTGA
- the dxs gene encoding 1-deoxy-D-xylulose-5-phosphate synthase translates to MSERSDQTTTGILGTIATPGDLKRLSPEQLTLLAAEIRDFLVAKVSRTGGHLGPNLGVVETTLALHRVFDSPRDRILFDTGHQAYVHKIVTGRQDGFDLLRQRGGLSGYPSRAESEHDLIENSHASTALSYADGISKAFALRGEDRHVVAVVGDGALTGGMCWEALNNIAAAKNKLVIVVNDNGRSYAPTIGGLADHLSTLRLNPGYERVLDLVKNALGSTPVVGRPAYEVLHAVKKGIKDAVSPQPMFEDLGIKYIGPVDGHDHQAMESALRRAKGFNAPVIVHSVTRKGYGYRPAEDDEADCLHGPGSAFSIETGKLLAAPTVKWTHVFAEELVAIADERPDVVGITAAMAEPTGIAALAKKYPERAYDVGIAEQHAATSAAGLAMGGLHPVVAVYATFLNRAFDQVLLDVAMHELPVTFVLDRAGITGPDGPSHYGIWDMSVFGVVPGLRIAAPRDAATLREELREAVAVDDGPTIVRFPTGSVAADLPAVRRVGPVDVLHEAERNDVLLVAVGAFAKLGMEVAERLAEQGYGVTVVDPRWVRPVPIELVGLAGRHRLVVTLEDGVRAGGVGEAVAATLRDAGSDVPVRSFGVPTGFHPHGSRAEILASLGLTAQDVARDVTEWVSKLEAAPGEPQPAS, encoded by the coding sequence ATGAGCGAGCGCAGTGATCAGACGACGACCGGCATCCTCGGCACGATCGCCACGCCGGGCGACCTCAAGCGTTTGAGCCCTGAGCAGCTCACCCTGCTCGCCGCCGAGATTCGTGACTTCCTGGTGGCCAAGGTCTCGCGCACCGGCGGGCACCTAGGCCCCAACCTGGGCGTGGTGGAGACGACCCTGGCACTGCACCGGGTCTTCGACTCGCCGCGGGACCGGATCCTGTTCGACACCGGCCACCAGGCGTACGTGCACAAGATCGTGACCGGCCGCCAGGACGGCTTCGACCTGCTGCGCCAGCGCGGCGGGCTCTCCGGCTATCCGAGCCGGGCCGAGAGCGAGCACGACCTCATCGAGAATTCCCACGCCTCCACCGCGCTGTCGTACGCCGACGGCATCTCCAAGGCGTTCGCCCTGCGCGGCGAGGACCGGCACGTGGTGGCCGTGGTCGGGGACGGCGCGCTCACCGGCGGCATGTGCTGGGAGGCGCTCAACAACATCGCCGCCGCGAAGAACAAGCTGGTCATCGTCGTCAACGACAACGGCCGGTCGTACGCGCCGACGATCGGCGGCCTCGCCGACCACCTCTCCACGCTGCGCCTCAACCCGGGCTACGAGCGGGTGCTGGACCTGGTGAAGAACGCGCTCGGCTCGACGCCGGTGGTGGGCAGGCCGGCGTACGAGGTGCTGCACGCGGTCAAGAAGGGCATCAAGGACGCGGTCAGCCCGCAGCCGATGTTCGAGGACCTCGGCATCAAGTACATCGGCCCGGTCGACGGCCACGACCACCAGGCCATGGAGTCCGCGCTGCGCCGGGCCAAGGGCTTCAACGCGCCGGTCATCGTGCACTCGGTGACCCGCAAGGGCTACGGCTACCGGCCCGCCGAGGACGACGAGGCCGACTGCCTGCACGGCCCGGGCAGCGCGTTCAGCATCGAGACCGGCAAGTTGCTGGCGGCGCCGACGGTGAAGTGGACGCACGTGTTCGCCGAGGAGCTGGTCGCCATCGCCGACGAGCGCCCGGACGTCGTCGGCATCACCGCCGCGATGGCCGAGCCCACCGGCATCGCCGCGCTCGCGAAGAAGTACCCCGAGCGGGCGTACGACGTGGGCATCGCGGAGCAGCACGCGGCCACGTCCGCGGCCGGCCTCGCGATGGGCGGGCTGCACCCGGTCGTCGCCGTGTACGCCACCTTCCTGAACCGGGCCTTCGACCAGGTCCTGCTGGACGTGGCGATGCACGAGCTGCCGGTCACGTTCGTGCTCGACCGGGCGGGCATCACCGGCCCGGACGGCCCGAGCCACTACGGCATCTGGGACATGAGCGTCTTCGGTGTCGTCCCCGGCCTGCGCATCGCCGCCCCGCGCGACGCCGCCACGCTGCGCGAGGAGCTGCGCGAGGCGGTCGCCGTCGACGACGGGCCGACGATCGTCCGGTTCCCGACCGGTTCGGTCGCCGCGGACCTGCCGGCCGTGCGCCGCGTCGGCCCGGTGGACGTGCTGCACGAGGCCGAGCGCAACGACGTGCTGCTGGTCGCGGTCGGCGCGTTCGCCAAGCTGGGCATGGAGGTGGCCGAACGGCTCGCCGAGCAGGGGTACGGCGTCACGGTCGTCGACCCCCGCTGGGTGCGCCCGGTCCCGATCGAGCTCGTCGGGCTGGCCGGCCGGCACCGCCTGGTCGTGACGCTGGAGGACGGCGTACGCGCCGGTGGCGTGGGTGAGGCCGTGGCCGCCACCCTGCGCGACGCGGGCTCCGACGTGCCGGTGCGGAGCTTCGGCGTGCCGACCGGCTTCCACCCGCACGGCAGCCGCGCCGAGATCCTGGCCTCGCTGGGGCTCACGGCGCAGGACGTCGCGCGGGACGTCACCGAATGGGTCTCGAAGCTCGAGGCAGCCCCGGGCGAGCCGCAGCCGGCGTCGTAG
- a CDS encoding cation:dicarboxylate symporter family transporter, with translation MTVDAPPAARRDRSHVLYIAVLVAMALGIAVGFLFPEFGKDLRPLGAGFVALIRMMIAPVIFCTIVLGVGSIRRAAQVGRVGGLALGYFLIMSTVALAIGLVVGNILHPGSGLHLSAELAKTGQAQVSGEAESTVDFLLGIIPDSLLGALTTSEVLQTLLVALLVGFAVQAIGRSGEPVIRAIGVIQRLVFKILAMIMWLAPIGAFGAMAAVVGATGFDALKSLAAIMVGFYITCALFIFVVLGLLLRLIAHVSIFKLLRYLAREFLLILSTSSSESALPRLIAKMGHLGVSRPVVGIVVPTGYSFNLDGTAIYLTMASLFIADAMDKPLSVGQQIGLLLFMIVASKGAAGVTGAGLATLAGGLQSHRPDLVPGVGLIVGIDRLMSEARALTNFAGNAVATVLVGTWTNEIDREQVDAVLSGAAPFDEISYDDDPHDTHAADDDAPAEDDTQRQPAARTAGS, from the coding sequence ATGACCGTCGATGCCCCGCCCGCCGCCCGCCGCGACCGCAGTCATGTGCTCTACATCGCCGTGCTGGTGGCGATGGCCCTGGGCATCGCCGTCGGCTTCCTCTTCCCGGAGTTCGGCAAGGACCTGCGCCCGCTCGGCGCCGGCTTCGTCGCGCTGATCCGGATGATGATCGCCCCGGTGATCTTCTGCACGATCGTGCTGGGCGTGGGCTCGATCCGCCGCGCCGCGCAGGTCGGCCGGGTGGGCGGGCTGGCGCTCGGCTACTTCCTGATCATGAGCACGGTCGCGCTCGCGATCGGTCTGGTCGTCGGCAACATCCTGCACCCCGGCTCGGGACTGCACCTGAGCGCCGAGCTGGCCAAGACCGGTCAGGCGCAGGTCAGCGGCGAGGCCGAGTCGACCGTCGACTTCCTGCTCGGCATCATCCCGGACTCGCTGCTGGGCGCGCTGACCACCAGCGAGGTGCTGCAGACGCTGCTGGTGGCCCTGCTCGTCGGCTTCGCGGTGCAGGCCATCGGCCGCTCCGGCGAGCCGGTGATCCGGGCGATCGGCGTGATCCAGCGCCTGGTCTTCAAGATCCTCGCGATGATCATGTGGCTGGCGCCGATCGGCGCGTTCGGGGCGATGGCCGCCGTGGTCGGCGCGACCGGCTTCGACGCGCTCAAGAGCCTCGCCGCCATCATGGTCGGCTTCTACATCACCTGTGCGCTCTTCATCTTCGTGGTGCTCGGGCTGCTGCTCCGACTGATCGCCCACGTGTCGATCTTCAAGCTGCTGCGCTACCTGGCCCGGGAGTTCCTGCTCATCCTGTCGACCTCGTCCTCGGAGTCGGCGCTGCCCCGGCTGATCGCCAAGATGGGCCACCTCGGTGTCAGCCGGCCGGTGGTCGGCATCGTCGTGCCCACCGGCTACTCGTTCAACCTCGACGGCACGGCGATCTACCTGACGATGGCCTCGCTGTTCATCGCCGACGCGATGGACAAGCCGCTCTCCGTGGGCCAGCAGATCGGCCTGCTGCTGTTCATGATCGTCGCGTCGAAGGGCGCGGCCGGCGTCACCGGCGCGGGCCTCGCCACGCTCGCCGGCGGGCTGCAGAGCCACCGGCCCGACCTGGTGCCCGGCGTCGGCCTCATCGTCGGCATCGACCGGCTGATGTCCGAGGCCCGGGCGCTCACCAACTTCGCCGGCAACGCCGTCGCCACCGTCCTCGTCGGCACGTGGACCAACGAGATCGACCGCGAGCAGGTCGACGCGGTGCTGTCCGGCGCGGCGCCGTTCGACGAGATCAGCTACGACGACGACCCGCACGACACCCACGCGGCCGACGACGACGCCCCCGCCGAGGACGACACGCAACGGCAGCCGGCCGCCAGGACCGCCGGTAGCTGA